AATTAATGACGTAGATAAATTAATCCGCGGTGTAGAAACTAAAATTCCAAATGTTGATATTGATTCATTGAACAAAACCAAAGCCACTTACGAAAATATCCTAAACGGATATAACGTTCAAAAATTTAAAAAAGAGTCCGAAAATGCGGAAAATATTTCAAATAATGAAGAAATAATAAAAAATAAAAACACTGCTGATAATTTAGAAAAAAATAATGATAAAAATAATTTTAATAAAACTGAACAAACACCTACAAGTAAAGCTGAAAGTTCTAAGAAACAAGATGGTGCTTCAATACAACACATAACAGTTGGCGATGAAATACAAGTCAAAACTAAAAATGATTTCAATAAAAATTATCTATATTTATTATTATTACCAATATTGGGAGCACTAATAATTTCAGTTATTTTCATAGTTAAAAAATCAAAAAGAAAGAAATAAGCATATAAAACGGCTTATTTTTTTGTTTTTATGAAATTATCTAGAAAAACAGAAAAAATATTTTGAAATATTAAAAAAAATAGTAATATATTAACAGTGGTTATAGCGCAAGGGATCACCTGATACCATTCCGAACTCAGTAGTTAAGCCTTGTAGTGCCGACGATACCAGAGATGGGAAAATAGGGAGCTGCTATTTTTTTATGCTTTTTTTAGCTAAATTAATAGTTACTCCATTATTTCGCATTTGTTCATAATAATTTATAATAGATAGAATGAAAAACACAAGCAAACCCACATACTTTATTGACCTTGACGGAACATTATTTGACCAGCATGGCATTACGAGAATCTCTTATCGCAATCAAAGCGCTATTTTAATTATGCAGAATTTTGCTAATGTTGTTTTTTCAACTGGTCGTTCTTATACAGATATACGAGTTCAACAAGCGATGAAACAATTGTCAATTGATGATATTATTTGTTCTTCAGGCGCTGAAGTTTATATTGATCGTAAATTAGCTACTTATATTAATATTAGAGATAAAGCCGTTAATAATATTGTCAATTATGCTACTAAGCGTAAAGTGGTTTTTGTTGTTTATGATTCAAACGGAGAACACTTATATGTGCAAAACAAAATTCAACTCCGTTTAGGTAATTTGTTTTTTAAAAAATGAATGAATACAATATCGATTAATAAAGATTTTGACATTGACAAACATAGAAATATTACTAAAATTGCGTTCGTATTAAAAAGTTCTTTTAAAACGAAACGTATCATAAAAGAAATTCAAGAACTTTATCCAGACCAAGTGAATGCTTATGCCGCTAACCGAAACTTTATTGTTGAAATAACAGATATATCAACCAACAAAGCTATTGCCACAGTAGAGTACTGCAAGTTAAAAGGAATTGATTTATCTGATGCTGTGCATATTGGAGATTCAATGTCAGATGCGTGTCTTAAGGGTTACGTTGGAAAATTGGTAGCCATGGGCAACGCAACTAGTCAACTCAAAGCATTGGCTGACGAGGTGGCACCAAAACATAAAAATGGTGGGTTATACAAATATTTTATTCATCATAAAAGAAAATAAACACCAAGTGTTAATTTACTGGTGTTTATTTTATTTTTTTAATCGTTTAGCTTAAAAAGTATATGTTTGTTTTGCGATATCATCACTATATTTTAATAATTTGTCTATTTTTACTAATTTAATTTCTGTGATCTTATATGTTTTTCCTTTAAAGGTTTGAGGCGATATTGATGCTAGTGCATTGTTATTAAAATTGAACATTAATGGAACAGTGTATGTCTCTCCTGATTTTGTATCTACCAGTTTAATTGAAAGTAATTTTTCTCTGGAATTGTCTTTTGCTACATAAGTTGTATCCAGCGAATATTTTTTAAATTCTTCTTCATTAATTTTGGAATATTTTATATCAAAATACTGTCCATTACTAAATTCTATGCCATTAATTTCGGTGCCTCTAAAATAAATAGAATCAAAACTATCTTTGCTAATTTTTGCTGTTTTTCGTTCAGATTCATCTGTATCTTTAGAAACTGTATAGGTAACAGTGATTCCTTGGTTATCTTTTGCAGCACTAATAAATTTTGTGGTGTAACCGTTAACTGTTAAAACATAGTTAGCAGCTTTGTTTAGTTGTTCAGCTGTAATTTTTTCAAATGATTCTTTAGCAAATTCTTCATTTGGTTTAACTTCAGCATTGATGTTTGTAAAGTCAGTTAATTGGTGAAATTCACTAGCATTGATTACAAAAGTTTTAGCTTGTTCTTGAGTAACGCTTTCTTTTGATAATTTGTAAGAAATTGTAACTTTATCTTCATCTTTTGTTGCATTGAAGTCAACAATATTCACTCCTTCAGGTAAAACAGAGTTAGTGATATTGGTTTGAGTTAATTCATCTTGAGTAACTGCTTCAAAAGTTTTTGCTTTTAGTTTAGCATTCAATTCAAAAGTAACTTCTATTTTGGCTAATTCGTTTTTAATATCTTCATTTTTGATTGCTTGTTTTTCTTCATCAGTTAATTGGTGAAATTCACTAGCATTGATTACAAAAGTTTTAGCTTGTTCTTGAGTAACGCTTTCTTTTGATAATTTGTAAGAAATTGTAACTTTATCTTCATCTTTTGTTGCATTGAAGTCAACAATATTCACTCCTTCAGGTAAAACAGAGTTAGTGATATTGGTTTGAGTTAATTCATCTTGAGTAACTGCTTCAAAAGTTTTTGCTTTTAGTTTATCATTCAATTCAAAAGTAACTTCTATTTTGGCTAATTCGTTTTTAATATCTTCATTTTTGATTGCTTGTTTTTCTTCATCAGTTAATTCTTTTTTGAATTGATCTGCTTTAACTTCTGCGGTTTTGACATCTGAGGTTTCATTACCATTACTTAATTTATAAGCAATTGTAATTTTGTCTTCTTCCTTTTTAGAGGTGA
This genomic interval from Mycoplasma miroungigenitalium contains the following:
- a CDS encoding HAD hydrolase family protein — encoded protein: MKNTSKPTYFIDLDGTLFDQHGITRISYRNQSAILIMQNFANVVFSTGRSYTDIRVQQAMKQLSIDDIICSSGAEVYIDRKLATYINIRDKAVNNIVNYATKRKVVFVVYDSNGEHLYVQNKIQLRLGNLFFKKWMNTISINKDFDIDKHRNITKIAFVLKSSFKTKRIIKEIQELYPDQVNAYAANRNFIVEITDISTNKAIATVEYCKLKGIDLSDAVHIGDSMSDACLKGYVGKLVAMGNATSQLKALADEVAPKHKNGGLYKYFIHHKRK
- a CDS encoding variable surface lipoprotein, with amino-acid sequence MKKLSKLTLALSTAASLTSIPFLAASCGGEKKPNTKVVPDKPSEQSEKTDFTNKSAAFAPKESIKNKTFKELTTADLNQSNFNVTLPDNFTLKDFTSKKEEDKITIAYKLSNGNETSDVKTAEVKADQFKKELTDEEKQAIKNEDIKNELAKIEVTFELNDKLKAKTFEAVTQDELTQTNITNSVLPEGVNIVDFNATKDEDKVTISYKLSKESVTQEQAKTFVINASEFHQLTDEEKQAIKNEDIKNELAKIEVTFELNAKLKAKTFEAVTQDELTQTNITNSVLPEGVNIVDFNATKDEDKVTISYKLSKESVTQEQAKTFVINASEFHQLTDFTNINAEVKPNEEFAKESFEKITAEQLNKAANYVLTVNGYTTKFISAAKDNQGITVTYTVSKDTDESERKTAKISKDSFDSIYFRGTEINGIEFSNGQYFDIKYSKINEEEFKKYSLDTTYVAKDNSREKLLSIKLVDTKSGETYTVPLMFNFNNNALASISPQTFKGKTYKITEIKLVKIDKLLKYSDDIAKQTYTF